One window of Corynebacterium doosanense CAU 212 = DSM 45436 genomic DNA carries:
- a CDS encoding universal stress protein has product MAKEDIVVVAVDGSAASNNAVRWAANTAMKRGLPLRLATSYTMPQYLYAEGMVPPDELFSDLQSESMEKIEAARAIAHDVAPEILIGHTVAEGSPIDLLLEMSSDVTMLVLGSRGLGGLSGMVMGSVSAAVVSHAHCPVVVVRENNNVTEATKYGPVVVGVDGSDVSQQATEVAFEEASARGADLVAVHTWMDMQAQSSLAGLSAAQTQWEEIEQQQADLLSERLEPLMEQYPDVSVKKVITRDRPVRALAEQAEGAQLLVTGSHGRGGFRGMLIGSTSRALLQSAPCPMMVVRPDSR; this is encoded by the coding sequence ATGGCTAAGGAAGATATCGTCGTCGTCGCCGTGGACGGCTCCGCGGCATCGAACAACGCTGTGCGTTGGGCCGCCAACACCGCAATGAAGCGGGGCCTGCCCCTGCGTCTGGCCACCAGCTACACCATGCCGCAGTATCTGTACGCCGAGGGAATGGTTCCCCCGGACGAGCTCTTCTCGGATCTCCAGTCCGAATCCATGGAGAAGATCGAGGCCGCCCGGGCGATCGCCCACGACGTCGCGCCCGAGATTCTCATCGGTCACACCGTCGCCGAGGGTTCGCCGATCGACCTCCTGCTGGAGATGAGCAGCGACGTGACCATGCTGGTTCTCGGATCGCGGGGACTCGGAGGCCTGTCGGGCATGGTGATGGGCTCGGTCTCCGCGGCCGTGGTGTCTCACGCACACTGCCCGGTCGTGGTCGTCCGGGAGAACAACAACGTCACGGAAGCCACGAAGTACGGCCCGGTCGTGGTCGGCGTGGACGGTTCCGACGTCTCCCAGCAGGCGACGGAGGTGGCCTTCGAGGAGGCTTCCGCCCGTGGCGCGGACCTCGTGGCGGTGCACACCTGGATGGACATGCAGGCGCAGTCCTCGCTCGCTGGCCTGTCCGCCGCCCAGACCCAGTGGGAGGAGATCGAACAGCAGCAGGCAGACCTGCTCAGCGAGCGGCTGGAGCCGCTGATGGAGCAGTATCCCGACGTGTCGGTGAAGAAGGTCATCACCCGCGATCGCCCGGTCCGCGCCCTGGCGGAGCAGGCGGAGGGCGCACAGCTTCTGGTCACCGGTTCGCACGGACGTGGCGGCTTCCGCGGCATGCTCATTGGCTCGACCTCCCGTGCGCTGCTGCAGTCCGCGCCCTGCCCGATGATGGTGGTCCGACCGGACAGCCGATAG
- a CDS encoding pseudouridine synthase, whose protein sequence is MIAPIPSEKNARNGARVSSKFMRPTIVQRRRGAPPLPVKDGLNPTRVRVPEGHTGITARDFLTAVIESQRHRHPQDDGSALAQRFADHEVVDPQGNPLDPDTALAEHQDVWFYRRPAPEKKVPFDIAILHEDDRLLVVNKPPFLATMPRGQHITETATVRLRRETGNNDLSPAHRLDRLTSGVLFFVKNPADRGAYQTLFANREVQKTYHAIAPHRPELASVCPTVWENRIEKTPGEFQARIVPGEVNAVTTLADVVPLSDDEHRLLESHHGSQPPLARYVLSPQTGKTHQLRLHMHLAGAPILGDNAYPAPLPAAQEDFHRPLRLSATQLSFRDPFTHDFRTFRL, encoded by the coding sequence ATGATAGCGCCGATACCATCAGAGAAGAATGCGAGGAACGGAGCAAGGGTGTCGTCTAAGTTCATGAGGCCAACAATAGTACAGCGACGTCGCGGTGCACCACCTCTGCCCGTGAAGGACGGCCTCAACCCCACCCGGGTGAGGGTTCCCGAGGGCCACACGGGCATCACCGCCCGGGATTTTCTCACCGCGGTGATCGAATCGCAGCGGCACCGCCACCCCCAGGACGATGGTTCGGCCCTCGCGCAAAGGTTCGCTGACCACGAGGTCGTTGACCCGCAGGGCAACCCGCTCGATCCGGACACCGCTCTCGCGGAACACCAGGACGTCTGGTTCTACCGCCGACCCGCTCCGGAAAAGAAGGTCCCGTTCGACATCGCCATTCTTCACGAGGACGATCGGCTGCTCGTGGTCAACAAACCCCCCTTCCTGGCCACCATGCCCCGCGGGCAGCACATCACGGAAACCGCCACCGTGCGGTTGCGGCGAGAGACCGGAAACAATGATCTCTCCCCCGCCCATCGACTGGACAGGCTGACGTCGGGAGTCCTCTTCTTTGTCAAGAACCCAGCCGACCGCGGCGCCTACCAGACGCTCTTCGCCAACCGGGAGGTGCAGAAGACCTATCACGCCATCGCGCCCCACCGACCGGAGCTGGCCAGCGTCTGCCCGACAGTGTGGGAGAACCGGATCGAAAAGACCCCCGGGGAGTTCCAGGCGCGCATTGTCCCCGGCGAGGTCAATGCGGTGACCACCCTCGCCGATGTTGTCCCGCTTAGCGACGACGAACACCGTCTCCTCGAATCCCACCACGGCAGCCAGCCACCGCTCGCGCGGTACGTGCTGAGCCCGCAGACCGGGAAGACCCACCAGCTCCGCCTGCACATGCACCTCGCCGGGGCGCCCATCCTCGGCGACAACGCCTATCCCGCTCCCCTGCCCGCAGCGCAGGAGGACTTCCACAGGCCGCTACGCCTGAGCGCCACGCAGCTCAGCTTCCGGGACCCCTTCACCCACGACTTCCGGACGTTTCGCCTCTGA
- a CDS encoding GntR family transcriptional regulator codes for MNNEQEPLYRQIATLIEDMLVDGTLLEGDRAPSTNELAAFHAVNPATARRGLGLLVDGGVLHRRRGVGMFVSPGALELVRHRRRGVFASGLVAPLIDEALRLNVGRAELHDLVDRVAESRGMYR; via the coding sequence ATGAACAACGAGCAGGAACCCCTCTACCGGCAGATCGCCACCCTCATCGAGGACATGCTCGTCGACGGCACACTCCTCGAGGGCGACCGCGCCCCGTCAACCAACGAGCTCGCCGCCTTCCACGCGGTGAACCCGGCCACGGCAAGACGCGGACTCGGACTGCTCGTCGACGGCGGCGTCCTCCACCGCCGACGCGGAGTGGGCATGTTCGTCTCGCCCGGGGCACTGGAGCTGGTCCGGCACCGTAGGAGGGGAGTCTTCGCCTCCGGGTTGGTGGCACCGCTTATCGACGAAGCCCTGCGCCTCAACGTCGGGCGCGCCGAGCTCCATGACCTGGTGGACCGGGTGGCGGAGAGCCGCGGAATGTACCGGTGA
- a CDS encoding NYN domain-containing protein → MLERTIVYVDTSYLLASFYNSWETGARSQLEIDLPEVVAILGNMIKDQLGQPIHRQFWYDGIPDSGPHRYQRSLRSCDGVQLRTGQLIEWGDRRTQKGVDTRLVADMVVAGHRREVSDFVLVSGDADMIPGVQEASDNGVRVHLYGFGWDSMSAALRHSCDTTTILDPREDFADAMQLQVLEGPLPPSIRERPIADGVPDEQGGMTPVPGGRPLQNPAESQAPRPAERPYAPLTPTGDDAEPGADSEQSERSTEAASEATSEVTSAMAKHPQDQGKPAKDAPAGGRTPSAPKPSMMASRRKLRSRYVPLPEEVWSSAGFQTPFDVGQQYATWWFENAATVEQRDSAHQLSGGGLPPEIDRPLLQFACETLHEYTLSESQRVSLRDGFHSGIRGVLISVRRLN, encoded by the coding sequence ATGCTTGAACGCACGATTGTTTACGTCGATACGTCCTACCTCCTCGCGAGTTTCTACAACTCGTGGGAGACCGGGGCACGCTCACAATTAGAGATTGACCTGCCCGAGGTCGTGGCCATCCTCGGCAACATGATCAAGGATCAGCTCGGCCAGCCGATCCATCGCCAGTTCTGGTACGACGGCATCCCCGACTCGGGCCCGCACCGCTACCAACGTTCGCTGCGCTCCTGCGACGGGGTCCAGCTACGCACCGGCCAGCTCATCGAATGGGGGGACCGGCGGACGCAGAAGGGCGTGGACACCCGCCTGGTCGCGGACATGGTGGTGGCCGGGCATCGCCGGGAGGTGTCCGACTTTGTCCTCGTCTCCGGCGACGCCGACATGATCCCCGGCGTGCAGGAGGCCTCGGATAACGGGGTGCGGGTGCACCTCTACGGCTTCGGCTGGGACTCCATGTCCGCCGCGCTGCGCCACTCCTGCGACACGACCACGATCCTCGACCCGCGCGAGGACTTCGCCGACGCGATGCAGCTCCAGGTGCTGGAAGGGCCGCTTCCTCCGTCCATCCGCGAACGGCCCATCGCCGACGGGGTGCCCGACGAGCAGGGCGGCATGACCCCCGTGCCCGGCGGCCGCCCCCTCCAGAACCCGGCGGAGAGCCAGGCGCCCCGCCCGGCCGAGCGGCCCTACGCCCCGCTCACCCCCACGGGGGACGACGCGGAGCCCGGCGCGGACTCCGAGCAGTCGGAACGGTCCACGGAGGCGGCCAGCGAGGCCACCAGCGAGGTGACCAGCGCCATGGCCAAGCACCCGCAGGACCAGGGAAAACCCGCCAAGGACGCACCCGCCGGTGGACGGACCCCATCAGCCCCGAAGCCGTCGATGATGGCCTCGCGGCGCAAGCTGCGTTCCCGGTACGTGCCCCTGCCGGAAGAGGTCTGGTCCTCTGCCGGGTTCCAGACGCCTTTCGACGTCGGCCAGCAGTACGCCACCTGGTGGTTCGAGAACGCCGCCACCGTGGAGCAACGCGACTCCGCCCACCAGCTCTCGGGCGGCGGCCTGCCCCCGGAGATCGACCGCCCGCTGCTGCAGTTCGCCTGTGAGACCCTCCACGAGTACACGCTCAGTGAGAGCCAGCGGGTGAGCCTGCGCGACGGCTTCCACTCCGGCATCCGGGGTGTGCTCATCAGCGTTCGACGCCTGAACTGA
- a CDS encoding PspA/IM30 family protein, whose translation MANPFSKGWKYLMASADQKIDNNADPKVQIQQAAEAAKKQHRDITQQAASIIGNKKQLELQMDRLLKSQAEYQQKARTALQVADQAQAEGDSERASQYMNTAEVIASQLVAVESELENTKQMHAQASQAAEQAQEQQRQSEARLTQQLGEVDELMNQADQADMQQKTTQAMDTINQFGGDDSVPTLDGVRDKIERRYADALGAQELTQSTVQERMVEISSAGSDVAATSKLDEIRASMKADSDKAITEKATTSEDVLDEK comes from the coding sequence ATGGCTAATCCGTTCAGCAAGGGCTGGAAGTACCTCATGGCTTCCGCCGACCAGAAGATCGACAACAACGCCGACCCCAAGGTGCAGATCCAGCAGGCCGCCGAGGCCGCGAAGAAGCAGCACCGGGACATCACCCAGCAGGCGGCGTCGATCATCGGCAACAAGAAGCAGCTGGAGCTGCAGATGGACCGCCTCCTCAAGTCCCAGGCCGAGTACCAGCAGAAGGCGCGCACGGCCCTGCAGGTCGCGGACCAGGCGCAGGCGGAAGGGGACTCCGAGCGGGCAAGCCAGTACATGAACACCGCGGAGGTCATCGCCTCCCAGCTCGTCGCCGTGGAGTCCGAGCTGGAGAACACCAAGCAGATGCACGCGCAGGCCAGCCAGGCGGCCGAGCAGGCCCAGGAGCAGCAGCGCCAGTCCGAGGCACGCCTGACGCAGCAGCTCGGCGAGGTGGATGAGCTGATGAACCAGGCCGATCAGGCCGACATGCAGCAGAAGACCACCCAGGCGATGGACACCATCAACCAGTTCGGCGGCGACGACAGCGTTCCCACCCTCGACGGGGTGCGCGACAAGATCGAGCGCCGCTACGCCGACGCGCTCGGCGCCCAGGAACTCACGCAGAGCACCGTGCAGGAGCGCATGGTGGAGATCTCCTCCGCAGGCTCCGACGTCGCGGCGACGAGCAAGCTCGATGAGATCCGCGCGTCCATGAAGGCGGACTCGGACAAGGCCATCACGGAGAAGGCCACCACCTCCGAGGATGTCCTCGACGAGAAGTAG
- the trxA gene encoding thioredoxin: MATITVTEQNFEETVSADGITIVDAWAEWCGPCKQFAPTFEKASDNHEDVTFAKLDTEANEQLASALQIQAIPTLMVFRDGILVYREAGALPPAAFEDLIGQVKGLDMDDVRKQVEEQNQAAGNQGETE; this comes from the coding sequence ATGGCTACCATCACCGTGACCGAGCAGAACTTTGAAGAGACCGTGTCCGCCGACGGCATCACCATCGTCGACGCGTGGGCCGAGTGGTGCGGACCCTGCAAGCAGTTCGCCCCCACCTTCGAGAAGGCCTCGGACAACCACGAGGACGTCACCTTCGCCAAGCTGGACACCGAGGCCAACGAGCAGCTCGCCTCCGCCCTGCAGATCCAGGCCATCCCCACCCTGATGGTCTTCCGCGACGGCATCCTGGTCTACCGCGAGGCCGGCGCGCTGCCTCCTGCCGCGTTCGAGGATCTCATCGGCCAGGTCAAGGGCCTGGACATGGACGACGTGCGCAAGCAGGTTGAAGAGCAGAACCAGGCCGCCGGCAACCAGGGTGAGACCGAGTAA